In the genome of Pieris rapae chromosome 6, ilPieRapa1.1, whole genome shotgun sequence, one region contains:
- the LOC110992458 gene encoding uncharacterized protein LOC110992458: MCEKRTRKFKKGSSVTRLREARRLQRLQWLASPVVSEEAPVVVTQALPDKAAQNRLILNLAWKTLILMHKNRLIQEKIVALQKETSEFVSAIMRNPENKRRYLEYVRLYNAGQLPDLKKEIESKIYLKRDPE; this comes from the exons ATGTGCGAGAAACGTaccagaaaatttaaaaaag GTTCCAGTGTAACCAGGCTTCGAGAGGCAAGACGTCTACAGAGACTGCAATGGTTAGCTTCTCCTGTGGTAAGCGAAGAGGCTCCAGTTGTTGTTACCCAAGCTTTGCCTGATAAGGCTGCGCAAAACCGCCTGATCCTAAACCTCGCCTGGAAAACTCTCATTCTTATGCACAAGAACCGTCTTATTCAGGAAAAAATCGTGGCTCTGCAGAAGGAAACATCGGAATTTGTATCGGCTATTATGAGGAATCCAGAAAATAAGAGACGCTATTTAGAATATGTACGACTTTACAATGCCGGTCAGTTGCCAGACTTAAAGAAGGAAAtagaatcaaaaatatatttaaaaagagatCCGGAATAA